The window GTCAATAACGTCGTTCCCGGCGTCGTCAAGAGATTCGCGGATTTCGGTGCGTTCGTAAACGTTTACGGATTCGACTGCCTCGCTCCGAAGGGTGAGCTTTCTTGGACGAAGGACAAAGCGCCCAACGAAGTCTTGGAGCTCAACAAAGAGTACGAATTCGTTATCATCAAAGTCGATCCCGAGAACTACAAGGTTTCCTTGTCTTACAAACTTCTCCAAAAGCGTCCTTACGAGATCGCGCAGGAGAAATATCCCGTCGGTTCCATCGTAAAGGGCAAAGTCCAGACGATCGTTAACTTCGGCGCGTTCATCAGCATCGAGCCGGGCGTCGACGGACTCGTCCACGTCTCCAACATCAGCGACAAGAGACTCAACTCTCCCGCGGACGTTTTGAAGGTCGGCGACGAAGTCGAAGCGAAAGTCATCAGCTTCGTAGATAACCGTATGGCTCTTTCCATCAAGGACGTCAATGCTCCCGCCGATGCTTCCGATAATAAGGAAGGCGGTGAAAAGAGAGTTCGTTCGAACGGTCGTCCCGCTCCCGAGCGCAAAGGCAAGAAGCCCCCGGTGGACGAAGTTTCCAAGGAAGAGCAGGATATCGTTGCGAATTACGGCAACACCGAAACCGTTTCGAACAACGTGTTCAACGATCTTTTGAAAGGTTTCTTGGATAAAAACAAGGACTGATAAACTCCGTAAAATAATTAAAAACCGTCGCATTTCGCGACGGTTTTTTTTATTCGTTTTATACGGAAGAATAGGGAAATATTACATTTTTACGAGGATGTCGAGCAGGAAATCCATCGCGCTGTCCGCGATATCGGCGGTGTGATTCAAATGCTTGTAAACCTCCGCGTACTTAAAGATCGCGTGAAAATCATCCGTTTCGAATATATCCGCATACGCCATTTTCGTCAAGCGGTCGATTTCGTTTTCGTAGGCTTTTACTTTCAAGGCTTCCTCTTTAACGATTTGCGGGTAATGCTCGATATTTTGGATCGCTTTTCGAACGTGGCTCGTCATCTCGACCAACGTCTCGGTAATCTTCAAAACGTCGCGATTGGGTTTGAGTTTAAAAAGACGGATCTCGTCGACCGAAGTCTTCGTGTAATCGATGATCTCGTCGAGCTGTCCGGAGAGGTGGAAGAGGTCTTCGCGATCGATCGGCGTAAGGTAGGTTTTGTTTAAGGTTTCGATCAAAATGCGTCGAACCATATCGGCTTCGTCCTCGACCGCAATAACGGTATCGGCGATGAGTTCGTCGCCCGTTTGGCAGTACTCGTACAGAGATTCCATCGCTTTGCAGGTCAAATCGCATTGTTGTTGCAAAAGTTCAAAGAAAGAAACGCGTTTTTTCATAAAATACCTCCGAGAAGAACGTTTGTCAGGAAATAAAAGATCGCGCCGAAAAGGATGGTCGCCGGCATCGTAATGATCCAACCGAGGACGATTCGGCGAACCGTGATCCATTTAACGCCGTTTGCGCGTTCGGAGATCCCGATCCCGACGACGGACGAGGAAACAACTTGCCCCGTGCTGATCGGAATTCCCAAAAATGAAGACCCGAACATTACGATATTCGTCGCAATTTGCGAAGAAAGCGCCATAAAAGGCTTGATTCTGAACAGCCTTCTGCCGATCGTCAAAATGATCCGATAGCCTCCGAAGATCATCCCGAGACCGAGCGAAAA of the Clostridia bacterium genome contains:
- a CDS encoding DUF47 family protein translates to MKKRVSFFELLQQQCDLTCKAMESLYEYCQTGDELIADTVIAVEDEADMVRRILIETLNKTYLTPIDREDLFHLSGQLDEIIDYTKTSVDEIRLFKLKPNRDVLKITETLVEMTSHVRKAIQNIEHYPQIVKEEALKVKAYENEIDRLTKMAYADIFETDDFHAIFKYAEVYKHLNHTADIADSAMDFLLDILVKM